The following is a genomic window from Rutidosis leptorrhynchoides isolate AG116_Rl617_1_P2 chromosome 8, CSIRO_AGI_Rlap_v1, whole genome shotgun sequence.
AGACTTAATAACATATACTAAATATGTAGATACTGAGCTTATTAAATATGTTGGGGGTGACATAGCCTCCCTTGGCTACCCTATTCCCTCCGCCTCTATTCATTGTTACGTGTGAATATGTGATAATCGTCTTgtgtaaaatgagaaaaaattaaacCAAGAAAAAAGGCAAGAAAATCAAATTACAATTTAATTTAACAATTACGTAAATGTAAATGTGAATAATGATCACTAATTATGTGTTTAAGGAAAGTTAGAAGCAATGGAATGATGTTGTGATCTTTAGCTCATCATGAAGATCCAACAACCATTTTGAGATTTCAAACTGAATTCCCTCCTGCATTTGACTTTGTAGTTGTTAGTTACAAAAATAAGTACTCATATTTTATTGTATTTCTTAATCATATGTTTATACATTATAAATAAATAAGAGTTTGACTAACTTATACCTTAAAGACACACAGGAtcattaataaattataaatttttaaaattaatttaatgtataattaatatttatgtataaatggaaataaatgagtttaataactgtattttaaattaaaaatgaaaatatataaagtaTTTTTAATCCTCTTTATATTGTACGTTAGTATTTTGTGCCGTTAGGGCACAAGTGTTCAATTACATATGTACGCATTTACAATCTCATATCATAcatgtataattaattataataatcacTATATTTGATCTTACataatatgcatatatatgtattggATATATCGGGTTTGAATGACTACGGGAACTTTTAAATTACATTATTTTTTCTAGTGTAAACCTAACGAATTATATATTAATGCTATATTATGTTTTCTTTaatgtttatttattttttatttttgaaaagcaaagtaattatattatataactTCAAGAATACAACACTGATATATCCACAAGCATCGGATATATCCAAAACCGAACAAAACGAACCTATTTACAATTTAGAGAGCAAAGATTGCAACCTATGCGATTAATCAATTACATACAACCAAGGACTAACTAATCAACTATGCCAGTCGATGGTGACGCCTTTGATTCTAGCCGAGATCCAATCGAAAGATTTTACTTGAATCTCATTAAGAATCACCGGCGAGATACTACTTTTGCCTTGAAATACCAAAGAATTACGATTCCTCCATATCGAATAAGCGCATGTCCACTCCACGGCTTGCCAAATTTTTGAGCCAAAAGGAGACATATTAAGAGGATATTTCCCCCGAAGTAAATCACACGAGTTTATGTTGATATTGGAATTCCACCATTTGAAAACTCGAGCCCACACATCCGAAGAGAGCTTACATTCAAATAACGCATGATGAACCGATTCAAGATCATTATCACAAACGGGGCATCGAACACTATGCAAGTCAATGCCTCTTTTGTCAAGTTCAATCCGAATCGGTAATCTTTTTTTCAAGACCCTCCATACAAAAACTTCAAGTTTCTttggtgagacgacccgtcctaatccataaggacgaatacaataacatatgattacatcgcgaggtatttaacctctatatgatacattttacaaacattgcattcgtttttaaaagacaaactttcattacatcgaaagttgacggcatgcataccatttcgtaatatatccaactataattgacttaataataatcttgatgaactcaacgattcgaatgcaacgtcttttgaaatatgtcatgaatgacttcaagtaatatctctaaaatgagcaaatgcacagcggaaaatttctttcgtacctgaaaataaacatgctttaaagtgtcaatcaaaaggttggtgagttcattagtttatcataatcaatcattttcattattttaatagaccacaagattttcatttccatttctcataaatatacgtcccatgcatagagacaaaaataatcattcatatggattgaacacctggtaaccgacattaacaagatgcatataagaatatcccctatcattccgggacatccatcggacatgataaaacaacatcgaagtactaaag
Proteins encoded in this region:
- the LOC139864361 gene encoding uncharacterized protein → MAAARIGNGSYEFLLGSRGQHRGVRLGEVSEAVGEEGATGQSGTAHNSRTIQPSGSLDNSSRSLIRLVWEWSRKPTGRTAGELEELCNLLRSISFDFNRQVSWNWSLASNSIFAVKTLSKLIDLEIPSPPNIVPVIAAIRHPLTGRVVSPKKLEVFVWRVLKKRLPIRIELDKRGIDLHSVRCPVCDNDLESVHHALFECKLSSDVWARVFKWWNSNININSCDLLRGKYPLNMSPFGSKIWQAVEWTCAYSIWRNRNSLVFQGKSSISPVILNEIQVKSFDWISARIKGVTIDWHS